One Malania oleifera isolate guangnan ecotype guangnan chromosome 10, ASM2987363v1, whole genome shotgun sequence genomic region harbors:
- the LOC131166723 gene encoding zinc finger BED domain-containing protein DAYSLEEPER-like, translated as MSWKDRVNDIQCEMHSFFDEYVKHHSPSTSKKMPSFEATTSHDHGHMTPIATLVNVTLKGFKAFTKEDEEAPMSELEIFFRERMVDCDKELDILDFWRSHEYRYSILSRMTRDILSIPISTIASESTFSIRGKVINMSRSSLTSDNAETIILTRDWLYSRGVEDFVDKEELAEDIAQVERASCTSSSVSFCSV; from the exons ATGTCTTGGAAAGACCGAGTAAACGACATCCAGTGTGAGATGCATTCTTTTTTTGATGAGTATGTGAAGCACCACTCCCCTTCGACTTCTAAGAAAATGCCTTCCTTTGAAGCAACTACTAGTCATGATCATGGTCATATGACACCTATTGCAACATTAGTTAATGTGACACTAAAA ggttttaaagctttTACTAAGGAAGATGAAGAAGCTCCAATGTCAGAACTAGAAATTTTTTTTAGAGAGCGGATGGTAGATTGTGATAAAGAATTGGATATTTTGGACTTTTGGAGGAGTCATGAATATAGGTATTCGATTCTTTCTCGAATGACAAGAGATATCTTATCAATTCCAATATCAACTATTGCATCGGAATCAACATTTAGTATTcgaggaaaagtgataaatatgtcaCGTAGTTCTCTTACGTCAGATAATGCTGAAACTATTATTTTAACTCGTGATTGGCTGTATAGTCGAggag TTGAAGATTTTGTTGATAAGGAAGAACTTGCTGAAGATATTGCTCAAGTTGAAAGAGCAAGTTGTACCTCATCTAGTGTATCATTTTGCTCTGTTTGA